Proteins from one Fragaria vesca subsp. vesca linkage group LG6, FraVesHawaii_1.0, whole genome shotgun sequence genomic window:
- the LOC101307027 gene encoding probable WRKY transcription factor 42-like, with protein MSNNNFNRSAQTPEDEFSSHPDFEEYLMFGDWLNEDHDYVASGSTQNSVNQVNDDDSGGSSSQLGGYTNENGSVPERLEVKERVAFKMKSEIEILDDGFKWRKYGKKMVKNSPNPRNYYKCSCEGCPVKKRVERDREDPAFVITTYEGTHNHRSV; from the exons ATGTCGAATAACAACTTCAACAGATCAGCGCAGACACCTGAGGATGAGTTTTCCAGCCATCCAGACTTCGAGGAGTACTTGATGTTTGGTGACTGGCTTAATGAAGATCATGACTATGTAGCTTCAGGGTCTACTCAAAATTCTGTTAACCAAGTAAATGATGATGATTCTGGTGGAAGTAGCAGCCAACTTGGAGGGTATACCA ATGAGAATGGAAGCGTACCGGAGAGGCTGGAAGTTAAAGAAAGAGTCGCCTTCAAGATGAAATCAGAGATTGAGATTTTGGATGATGGATTTAAATGGAGGAAGTATGGGAAAAAAATGGTGAAGAACAGCCCAAATCCAAG GAATTACTACAAGTGTTCATGTGAAGGCTGCCCAGTGAAAAAGAGAGTTGAGAGAGATAGAGAAGATCCAGCGTTTGTAATTACGACTTATGAGGGCACTCATAACCATCGGAGCGTCTGA
- the LOC101314113 gene encoding uncharacterized protein LOC101314113 produces MQKTETKNSNSSGQLLRDIEEISKALYLHKAPPKAFLPPYDSRSKSAEKPRFSDSNPSFLREDLLRKDKKSSSIWSWKKPLKALSHIGNRKFTCCFYLHVHSVEGLPASFNDLSVRVHWKRKDEVLQTSSSRVEEGVAEFDESLMHRCSVYGSRNGPNHSVKYEEKLCLIYISVNGAPGIDFGKHWVDLTRVLPLTFEELEGEKSSGKWSTSFNLSGKAKGGCLNVSLGFLVMQDKVANLSGYPNVPQVISTVPKRSSSLDAGARQLQRVGSVPSNVNRRPRFASQTVDFKAPQEVMLTGGLELSKSINFLCQRLDEGKLSRVMESDSEYLLPLKPQSELDSLSAKGIEEDEDDDDVEFTIVEVGTEIPEMEQLNSDRVFGNGNDEFAIENTYVDDVIKDCDIVLDEKTMIVPKDVCGDYVDDIKHEEDSVCTKGSNMKEVESACHIQLVSESAELNHSFAPEECLEELSHMELKSTYMASKTGKKSLSLDDVTESVSNEFLNMLGMDGCMGSDSDPESPRELLLREFEEEAMTSGDLFLNFDWNEEQPEIGSSVSPVSYYEDYLGNPDLSMIIQAAEEENQRESELLKRRKAKILEGLETEALLREWGLNEKDFQNSPCTLSGGFGSPIDLPRQEPLLPALEVGFGPYVRMKGGGLLRSMNPSLFRNSKNGGTLVIQVSNPVVIPAKMGYDVVEILQHLALVGIDKLHMQVNKLMPLENITGKTILQVAWEVEPTTVVSDRFEQILSGESKDDGFLSRWNCDDLRSELVGGEVGSDFVSLECLVPLAINKIEALLLEGLRIQSHMSDSEAPSSIYPRSGGRITSSHANCGETLRSEIGGGLQMSDDDVDELMDLSLSLEEWLRLDAKLIADENQSREQLLKIIAAHDATYTDLVGGSLTEDRSCSDLSGRNCGFLGNSLTIAVMVQLRDPFRNYEPVGLPMLALIQVERDLTHSIRKIPSMVLNDNKEKEHDEIILEEIHDKETERNEGDEEGNPQFKIIDVHLAGVDTESGNEQLWGTTTQLQSGSRWLLAAGLGKTISFPLSNSKALIRWSPLVSAKLQHRDSFWSITSTSHVQDMRAAWKDLIAPHIRNPNVIFSSETIKSH; encoded by the exons ATGCAGAAAACTGAGACTAAGAACAGCAACAGTTCAGGTCAATTGTTGCGTGACATTGAGGAAATAAGCAAAGCCCTCTACTTGCACAAAGCTCCACCCAAGGCCTTTTTGCCTCCTTACGATTCACGATCCAAGTCCGCTGAGAAGCCCCGGTTTTCGGACTCAAACCCGTCATTTCTCAGGGAAGATCTGTTGCGCAAGGACAAGAAGTCATCTTCAATATGGAGCTGGAAGAAGCCCTTGAAGGCTCTCAGTCACATCGGGAATCGGAAATTTACATGCTGTTTTTATCTCCATGTTCATTCAGTTGAGGGATTGCCTGCGAGTTTTAATGATCTCAGTGTGCGTGTGCATTGGAAGAGGAAGGATGAGGTGCTCCAGACGAGCTCCTCGAGGGTGGAGGAGGGCGTGGCGGAGTTTGATGAGAGTTTGATGCATAGGTGTAGTGTGTATGGGAGTAGGAATGGCCCGAATCATTCGGTTAAGTATGAGGAGAAGCTTTGTTTGATCTACATTTCGGTGAATGGGGCGCCGGGGATTGATTTTGGGAAGCATTGGGTTGATCTGACGAGGGTGTTGCCGCTTACGTTTGAGGAGTTGGAGGGGGAGAAGAGTTCTGGGAAATGGTCGACTAGCTTTAACCTTTCGGGGAAGGCTAAAGGCGGTTGCCTTAATGTTAGTTTGGGGTTTTTAGTGATGCAGGATAAGGTTGCTAATTTGAGTGGTTATCCTAATGTTCCACAGGTTATAAGCACTGTGCCGAAGAGGTCAAGTAGCTTGGATGCTGGTGCTAGGCAGCTTCAAAGAGTTGGTAGCGTGCCAAGTAATGTGAACCGCAGGCCTCGTTTTGCATCTCAGACTGTTGATTTCAAGGCTCCTCAGGAAGTTATGCTGACAGGAGGATTGGAGCTTTCCAAGTCTATTAATTTCTTATGTCAGAGACTTGACGAGGGGAAGTTGTCTAGAGTAATGGAGTCGGATTCTGAATATTTGCTCCCACTCAAACCTCAGTCAGAGTTGGACAGTTTATCTGCTAAGGGAATCGAAGAGGATGAGGATGATGATGATGTTGAGTTTACCATTGTTGAAGTTGGGACAGAAATACCTGAGATGGAACAGTTGAACTCTGATCGAGTTTTTGGCAATGGTAATGATGAGTTTGCAATTGAGAATACCTATGTGGATGATGTCATTAAGGATTGTGACATAGTCCTTGATGAGAAGACTATGATTGTTCCAAAGGATGTCTGTGGTGATTATGTGGATGACATAAAACATGAAGAAGATAGCGTATGCACCAAAGGATCAAACATGAAAGAGGTCGAGTCAGCTTGTCATATTCAGTTGGTTTCAGAATCAGCAGAGTTGAATCATTCATTTGCTCCAGAAGAGTGTCTTGAGGAGTTAAGCCATATGGAGCTTAAGTCCACTTACATGGCAAGTAAAACAGGTAAAAAATCACTTAGCTTGGATGATGTTACCGAATCTGTATCAAATGAGTTCTTAAACATGCTGGGGATGGATGGTTGCATGGGTTCTGATAGTGATCCAGAGTCTCCTAGAGAACTTCTTTTGAGAGAGTTTGAAGAAGAGGCCATGACTTCTGGAGATCTATTTTTAAATTTTGATTGGAATGAAGAGCAGCCAGAAATTGGATCCTCTGTATCACCGGTTTCTTACTATGAAGATTATCTAGGAAATCCTGATTTGTCTATGATTATTCAAGCTGCTGAAGAGGAGAACCAGAGAGAAAGTGAGTTGTTAAAGAGAAGGAAGGCCAAGATTCTTGAAGGCTTGGAGACTGAAGCTTTGTTGCGAGAATGGGGCTTAAATGAAAAGGACTTTCAGAATTCTCCTTGTACCCTTTCTGGTGGATTTGGTAGTCCAATTGATCTACCCCGTCAAGAGCCACTGTTACCAGCACTTGAAGTAGGCTTTGGTCCTTATGTTCGGATGAAAGGTGGAGGCCTTTTGCGGTCTATGAATCCTTCACTTTTCAGAAATTCTAAAAATGGCGGGACCTTGGTCATTCAAGTTTCTAATCCAGTAGTAATTCCGGCAAAAATGGGTTATGATGTGGTGGAGATATTGCAGCATCTGGCACTGGTTGGAATTGATAAGTTGCACATGCAGGTGAATAAGCTAATGCCTTTGGAAAATATAACCGGCAAGACAATACTTCAAGTAGCATGGGAGGTAGAACCAACCACAGTGGTCTCTGACAG GTTTGAGCAGATTTTGTCTGGGGAGAGCAAGGATGACGGGTTTCTATCTAGGTGGAACTGTGATGACCTGAGATCAGAACTAGTAGGTGGTGAGGTGGGATCAGACTTTGTATCTCTAGAATGTCTTGTTCCTCTGGCTATCAATAAGATTGAAGCCCTCTTACTTGAAGGTTTAAGAATACAGTCTCACATGTCTGATTCAGAGGCACCATCAAGCATATATCCTCGGTCTGGTGGTAGGATTACATCCTCACATGCAAATTGTGGTGAAACTCTCAGGTCAGAAATTGGAGGAGGGTTGCAAATGTCGGATGATGACGTTGATGAATTAATGGATCTGTCTTTATCATTGGAAGAGTGGTTGAGGCTAGATGCTAAACTCATTGCTGATGAAAATCAAAGCAGAGAACAATTATTGAAAATCATTGCTGCTCATGATGCCACATACACAGATTTGGTTGGTGGAAGCTTGACTGAAGATAGGAGCTGCAGTGATTTATCTGGTAGGAATTGTGGATTCTTGGGGAATAGTCTCACAATTGCTGTCATGGTGCAGCTGAGAGATCCCTTTCGAAACTATGAGCCAGTTGGTCTGCCAATGCTTGCTCTGATCCAAGTGGAGAGAGATTTAACCCATTCAATTCGGAAGATTCCTAGCATGGTGTTAAATGATAACAAGGAAAAAGAACATGATGAGATCATCTTAGAGGAGATTCATGATAAGGAAACAGAGAGAAATGAAGGAGATGAAGAAGGCAATCCCCAGTTTAAAATTATCGATGTCCATCTTGCAGGAGTGGACACTGAGTCAGGCAACGAGCAGCTTTGGGGTACCACAACACAACTGCAATCTGGGTCCCGATGGTTGCTTGCTGCTGGTCTGGGTAAGACCATTAGTTTTCCACTTTCGAACTCAAAAGCTCTCATAAGATGGTCGCCATTGGTTTCAGCCAAGCTGCAGCATAGGGATAGCTTCTGGAGCATCACCTCTACTTCTCATGTTCAGGATATGAGAGCTGCCTGGAAAGACTTGATTGCCCCACATATTCGAAATCCTAATGTCATATTTTCGAGTGAAACCATCAAGTCACACTGA